Proteins co-encoded in one Zerene cesonia ecotype Mississippi chromosome 3, Zerene_cesonia_1.1, whole genome shotgun sequence genomic window:
- the LOC119837317 gene encoding peroxidase-like, translated as MKAVDFKGSREQVIEGKMNNLFGIFVFISIFLHVNGDLFDRYSGMKFDEPNARELRIKKYADKCSIDITPCAAHEVSRVSGTCNNYKHPASGAARRPYLRLLQPEYANQHEIRNGKDGKSLPSARTVRASLKQSSSSSYLQDKNLFNVATFHFMELIRKDVSALNGPLDYLRKRQNCCTPAAEQDPRCLPIHVENDPYLKGIDCLNFSRAETFQDLGCTHDAVPAQVNYQTPLLDLSTVYGVDEKSLKELRSFKNGTLTLEMRGNRYLPANNGTDCFLYNDDETCYTIGLPKEATLDLRTTTFVIFFMREHNRLAKILQELNPCWKDDRLFKVARQINIATASNIFLYELLPRILGYQNMLTYDLISSFAEHVSAYDELKEPGVYAEFDIAMRFFKTYLGEKIEKYNENYENVGEIELSASSSLQKLLEDDKNFDEISRGTFFQSAGETYDKKISNVSANQQVHDQVSLDIQRGRDLGIQGYNAYRNFCGLKAAKDFYGLTDVIDGEKVEILKKLYNDVDDIDLLVGIMSENNIEGTLVGPTLFCIMVKQIQLFRFSDRFWFERGDNYHSFTFSQLREIRRTNMARFACDNVEAIKFIQPHALLATTHWNSPLPCSHITGPNLAEWRDASCKENGEIETKFLKYNYPNRNEFPEYSSFLNDILSSVHL; from the exons ACGTGAATGGTGATCTGTTTGACAGATATAGCGGAATGAAATTTGACGAGCCGAATGCGAGGGAACTTCGGATAAAGAAATACGCGGA CAAATGCTCAATAGACATAACGCCTTGCGCTGCCCATGAGGTCAGCCGAGTGAGTGGTACATGCAACAATTACAAGCATCCTGCGTCCGGTGCCGCTAGAAGACCGTATTTACGACTGCTCCAACCGGAATATGCTAATC AGCATGAAATACGCAATGGCAAAGATGGTAAATCGCTTCCATCCGCCAGAACAGTGCGGGCAAGCCTCAAACAATCTTCATCATCGAGTTACTTGCAAGACAAAAACCTGTTTAACGTCGCCACTTTTCATTTTATGGAGTTAATACGGAAAGATGTCAGTGCCTTAAATGGACCCT TGGACTACCTCAGAAAACGGCAGAATTGTTGCACCCCGGCAGCCGAACAGGACCCGCGGTGTCTCCCAATACACGTAGAAAACGACCCTTATCTCAAAGGAATAGACTGTCTTAACTTCTCGAGAGCAGAAACTTTCCAAGACCTAGGGTGTACACACGACGCGGTCCCCGCACAG GTAAACTACCAAACACCTCTCTTAGATTTGTCCACAGTGTATGGTGTGGATGAAAAGTCATTGAAAGAATTGCGTTCGTTCAAAAATGGAACTTTGACGTTGGAGATGCGTGGAAATCGATATCTACCCGCAAACAACGGAACTGATTGTTTCCTGTATAACGACGACGAGACTTGCTACACAATTG GTTTACCAAAAGAAGCAACGTTAGACCTTCGCACCACTACTTTCGTTATATTCTTCATGCGAGAACACAACCGCCTGGCAAAGATTCTGCAGGAACTGAATCCTTGCTGGAAAGACGATAGATTGTTCAAAGTTGCACGGCAAATCAATATCGCAACGGCctccaatatatttttatacgaacTCCTCCCCAGGATATTGG GTTACCAAAACATGTTGACCTACGATTTGATATCAAGCTTTGCGGAACATGTATCAGCTTATGATGAACTGAAGGAACCTGGTGTGTATGCTGAATTCGACATAGCAATGCGGTTCTTTAAAACATATCTTGGAGAGAAGATTGA aaaatataatgaaaattacgAAAACGTCGGTGAAATAGAATTAAGCGCAAGTTCATCTTTGCAAAAACTGCTCGAGGATGATAAAAACTTCGATGAAATCAGCCGAGGGACTTTTTTCCAAAGCGCTGGAGAGACATATGATAaaaag ATATCGAATGTTTCCGCAAATCAACAAGTACATGATCAAGTTTCTCTCGACATACAAAGAGGACGAGATTTAGGTATACAGGGATACAATGCATATAGAAACTTTTGTGGATTGAAAGCGGCTAAAGATTTCTATGGCCTCACCGATGTTATCGATGGAGAG AAAGTAGAAATACTAAAGAAACTGTATAACGACGTAGACGACATTGATCTATTGGTTGGGATTATGAGTGAAAATAATATCGAAGGCACACTCGTCGGCCCAACACTTTTTTGCATCATGGTCAAGCAAATCCAATTATTCAGATTCTCCGACCGATTTTGGTTCGAGAGGGGAGATAATTATCATAGTTTTACTTTTT cTCAATTACGCGAGATCAGAAGGACTAACATGGCTCGGTTCGCCTGTGACAACGTGGAAGCTATCAAATTCATACAACCTCACGCCCTGTTAGCTACCACACACTG GAACTCACCACTGCCATGTTCACATATAACTGGACCAAATCTAGCTGAATGGAGGGATGCCAGCTGCAAAGAAAATGGTGAAATTGAGACGAAATTCCTAAAATACAATTACCCTAATCGAAATGAGTTCCCGGAATATTCGTCTTTCCTTAATGATATTTTGTCATCtgtgcatttataa